The genome window GAAACTGCCATCCATCCGTGGGCATTTGTATAGCCTGGGCGAACATCCCTTAGCCGCTGGCCGGATTCTGGTCGGCCTTCAATCGTTCAAAGAACTTCGCCAAAAAGAGGAAATCTTACAGGCCGTAAAATTCCACCACAAACAGCCTCAAGAGCTGCTGGGCAAGACTTTGAAGCGGGCAGATCAACTTGCACGTCAACAAGAGATAGAGCAGGCACAGGAGCGACTTGGGCCATTAGAAAAACCTCCTGGGTGGCACAACGAAGCAAAAGCGCAAGACGGCATATTTGATGAAAAATCAGAAACAAAAAAGAAGACGGCAGCTCCAAAGCTCATCAACCTGTCATGGCTTAACACCCATGACTTACTGACAGATATGCGGCCCTATATCAATAAATTAGAGGGGCGAAGGTTCCAGGCATTTTCCATGCCGAATGGTGTTGTCTATTTTATGCCAAAGATATTGGAGGTGATTGCCAGGAAACAGGCTGAAAAAGCGGGAGTGCTGGAAGTAGTCTCTATGGATGAAAAAGAAATGCGGGAGGTATTGTTGTCAATCGTCCATCAACTACGGCAGGAGAATGTCATTGCCGGTGGCCTTTTGCAAGACAATTATTTTGGGGCATATTATACGGTAACCATGAAATCAGGCGTAACCATGAACGGCTATTACACGCCTTGTCATGCCGAGGCATTTGATTCTATTGCCGTTATGGAAGATGCTAAATCCGGCATCCTCCTGGACCTGGTATCTGTTGAATCAGTTCACGGGGATAAGCAGGTATGAGCGAGAGCATAAACAGTAGTGGCTTTAGTGGCTATA of Desulforhopalus sp. contains these proteins:
- a CDS encoding HD domain-containing protein yields the protein MTAAEINTILGLGILFFASTIWMLLVRSEKKPAVSPKVMLLKELSKYWIKNGEVDIADLAPIWRDDPVVEAIDEVSIEFQNARIQEFYKKHIQPLHHAARQQAVCRDLLSLLDTEGGCPSVVNVSRDVEATWDSNTYTLLGQTNLIDHSLNVAEQVVRLLQESDTGYLMPDTIIAALSHDLGKLPSIRGHLYSLGEHPLAAGRILVGLQSFKELRQKEEILQAVKFHHKQPQELLGKTLKRADQLARQQEIEQAQERLGPLEKPPGWHNEAKAQDGIFDEKSETKKKTAAPKLINLSWLNTHDLLTDMRPYINKLEGRRFQAFSMPNGVVYFMPKILEVIARKQAEKAGVLEVVSMDEKEMREVLLSIVHQLRQENVIAGGLLQDNYFGAYYTVTMKSGVTMNGYYTPCHAEAFDSIAVMEDAKSGILLDLVSVESVHGDKQV